The stretch of DNA ATGCTATGCTGAATTCTGGTCGTTTTACGGAGGTCATTGATGCGAGGATTTACAAAAACTCAGGTGGCTGGATTCTTTCTGACGGGCGCGGCGGTCGGGGCGGCGGTGGCGCTGGTGCTGGCTCCGAAGTCGGGCGTCCAGACGCGCCGGGATATTCGGCGTATGTCGAAAAAGGCCAGGGACCAGTTCGATGATTTGCAGTCCGACGTCCGGGATCAGTTCACAGAAGGCTATGAGCAGATGCGGCAGGCGTTCGACAACGTGAAGGGATACGTCGAAGACGGAAAGACCCGCCTCCACAAGATCATTACCACAGCTTGATTGGAAATGGACGGTAAGGGGTTCGAACCCTCGGCCTCGGCGTTGCGAACGCCGCGCTCTCCCAACTGAGCTAACCGCCCTTCGGTCAACGTACCATTATAGCGAGACCGGAGCGGCCGCAAAAGGCACAAAAAACCTTATTGCAACATTGCATCATTGGAAGTTTTTGCAGTTCTAAATTTAAAATGCAGAAATCTCTAATGATGCAATGGTGCAATAAGGTCCCTTCCGGCAAACTTTTCCCCAATGGTCAGCGGCCTCATCGCGTGGATGCGGCAATTCGCGAATCCTGAATGTGGCGCCAGATCCACCAGGCTACGGCAAGAAAGCCGATGATGCCGATGGCAAAATCGAACCGATGGAACAAGGACTTCAACTCCTGGTTCTTATCCCACTGCTCGCCCAGTTTCTGCCCGACATACGCCAGACCAAGGCACCACGGAAATGAGCCGAGGAATGTATAGATGACAAACCGGCCGAGGTTCATCCTCGCGACTCCGGCGGGAAAGGCAATAAAGGTCCGGATCACCGGCAGCAGCCGGCTCGCAAACACGATCACCTCCCCGCGTTTTGCAAACCAGCGGTCCGCCATGTCGAGGTCGTGCAGCGAAATCAGGACGTAGCGCCCATACCTTTCGATGACCGGTCTTCCTCCGTACATGCCGACCCAATAGGCGGCGAGTGAACCCACGACACAGCCAACCGCGCCCGCCGCCGCCACCGCCCACAAATCGAAGCGGCCCGTGTACACTAGATATCCGGAGAACGGCATGATGATTTCGGACGGCAGGGGAATACAAGCGGATTCGATCCCCATCATCAGAACCACTCCCGGATAACCAAGCGCGGAAATTGCCGCTACGATTACACCTGAAAGTATTTCAATTATTTTTGCGATCAAGCTTCCTCCGCCGCTATTGTGCCGTCTATTTTGGAATGGCGAAAGCATAAGAAAACTTGATGCGCCGCCGTGTCCCATCGGCTAGAATGCCCGCGGTT from Terriglobia bacterium encodes:
- a CDS encoding YtxH domain-containing protein, whose product is MRGFTKTQVAGFFLTGAAVGAAVALVLAPKSGVQTRRDIRRMSKKARDQFDDLQSDVRDQFTEGYEQMRQAFDNVKGYVEDGKTRLHKIITTA
- a CDS encoding DedA family protein, with translation MIAKIIEILSGVIVAAISALGYPGVVLMMGIESACIPLPSEIIMPFSGYLVYTGRFDLWAVAAAGAVGCVVGSLAAYWVGMYGGRPVIERYGRYVLISLHDLDMADRWFAKRGEVIVFASRLLPVIRTFIAFPAGVARMNLGRFVIYTFLGSFPWCLGLAYVGQKLGEQWDKNQELKSLFHRFDFAIGIIGFLAVAWWIWRHIQDSRIAASTR